A window from Populus trichocarpa isolate Nisqually-1 chromosome 3, P.trichocarpa_v4.1, whole genome shotgun sequence encodes these proteins:
- the LOC112326824 gene encoding DNA-directed RNA polymerase V subunit 5C-like: MHKDRGYDVADTELTRSLMEFRSIFGNCPDLDSLRFSISLRSNPYNKNLVIFMGTDEIRTANIRAVYGQILSKESRQGLILILQSKMNHFAKKEPEKFPFKVKVFQVHPPVV; this comes from the exons ATGCACAAAGACCGTGGCTATGATGTGGCTGACACAGAACTCACTCGCTCACTCATGGAGTTCCGTTCCATTTTTGGAAATTGCCCTGATCTTGATAGCCTCCGCTTCTCTATTTCTCTCCGCTCCAATCCGTACAACAAG AACCTGGTCATCTTCATGGGAACTGATGAAATTAGAACAGCAAATATCAGGGCTGTATATGGTCAAATTCTTAGCAAAGAGAGTAGACAAGGGCTGATACTGATCTTGCAAAGCAAAATGAACCACTTTGCCAAGAAAGAGCCGGAGAAGTTTCCATTCAAAGTGAAGGTTTTTCAAGTACATCCCCCTGTTgtctaa
- the LOC7460229 gene encoding putative disease resistance RPP13-like protein 1 isoform X1 — protein sequence MASSSSSSSSLSRPGWGYDVFLSFRGEDTRKNFTDHLYTALHHARIHAFRDDDELRRGEEISLQLLKAIQESKISIVVFSKGYASSTWCLAELEKILDCRHTTGQIVLPVFYDIDPSDIRKQTGSFAEAFDRHEERFKEEMEKVQKWRKALMEAANLSGLDLRSFANGHESKLIQKIVEEVSSKLNPRFLFDDMPLKRLKTTMISGGGLLDDAEEKQITNRAVRDWLAEYKDAVYEADDFLDEIAYEALRQELEAEAQTFIKPLEIMGLREIEEKSRGLQESLDYLVKQKDALGLINRTGKEPSSPKRRTTSLVDERGVYGRDDDREAILKLLLSDDANGQNLGVVPIVGMGGAGKTTLAQLVYNHSRVQERFGLKAWVCVSEDFSVSKLTKVILEGFGSKPDFDNLDPLQLQLKERLRGKKFLLVLDDVWEEDYAEWDNLLTPLKCGAQGSKILVTTRNESVATVMRTVPTHYLKELTEDSCWAVFATHAFRGENPNAYEELQEIGRAIARKCEGLPLAAITLGGLLRTKRDVEEWEKILKSNLWDLPNDDILPALRLSYLYLLPHMKQCFAYCAIFPKDYSFQKDELVLLWMAEGFLVHSVDDEMEKAGAECFDDLLSRSFFQQSSASPSSFVMHDIMHDLATHVSGQFCFGPNNSSKATRRTRHLSLVAGTPHTEDCSFSKKLENIREAQLLRTFQTYPHNWICPPEFYNEIFQSTHCRLRVLFMTNCRDASVLSCSISKLKHLRYLDLSWSDLVTLPEEASTLLNLQTLILEYCKQLASLPDLGNLKYLRHLNLQRTGIERLPASLERLINLRYLNIKYTPLKEMPPHIGQLAKLQKLTDFLVGRQSETSIKELGKLRHLRGELHIGNLQNVVDARDAVEANLKGREHLDELRFTWDGDTHDPQHITSTLEKLEPNRNVKDLQIDGYGGLRFPEWVGESSFSNIVSLKLSRCTNCTSLPPLGQLASLEYLSIQAFDKVVTVGSEFYGNCTAMKKPFESLKTLFFERMPEWREWISDEGSREAYPLLRDLFISNCPNLTKALPGHHLPSLTTLSIGGCEQLATPLPRCPIINSIYLRDASRTLGWRELDLLSGLHSLYVSRFNFQDSLLKEIEQMVFSPTDIGDIAIDGVASLKCIPLDFFPKLNSLSIFNCPDLGSLCAHERPLNELKSLHSLEIEQCPKLVSFPKGGLPAPVLTQLTLRHCRNLKRLPESMHSLLPSLNHLLISDCLELELCPEGGFPSKLQSLEIWKCNKLIAGRMQWGLQTLPSLSHFTIGGHENIESFPEEMLLPSSLTSLTIHSLEHLKYLDYKGLQHLTSLTELVIFRCPMLESMPEEGLPSSLSSLVINNCPMLGESCEREKGKDWPKISHIPRIVIFPTSAEQKSSS from the exons ATggcgtcttcttcttcttcttcttcttctttgtctaGACCTGGTTGGGGTTACGATGTATTTCTAAGTTTTAGAGGTGAAGATACTCGCAAAAATTTTACGGATCATCTTTACACTGCTTTACACCATGCAAGAATCCATGCATTTCGAGATGACGACGAACTTCGTAGAGGTGAAGAAATCTCCTTGCAACTCCTCAAAGCAATTCAAGAATCCAAGATTTCTATAGTGGTTTTCTCTAAGGGCTATGCTTCCTCCACTTGGTGTCTTGCTGAACTTGAAAAGATTCTTGATTGCAGACACACAACTGGCCAGATTGTTCTACCTGTTTTCTATGATATCGATCCTTCTGATATTAGAAAACAGACGGGGAGTTTTGCTGAAGCCTTTGATAGACATGAAGAACGTTTTaaggaagaaatggagaagGTCCAAAAGTGGAGAAAAGCTCTTATGGAGGCTGCAAATTTATCTGGGTTGGATCTTCGCAGTTTCGCAAATGg GCatgaatcaaaattaattcaaaagattGTTGAAGAAGTTTCTAGTAAACTGAATCCCAGATTTTTGTTTGACGATATGCCGCTGAAGAGGTTGAAGACAACAATGATATCTGGCGGTGGGCTGCTTGACGATGCTGAGGAGAAGCAGATAACAAATAGAGCTGTGCGGGATTGGCTGGCCGAGTATAAAGACGCTGTCTATGAAGCCGACGACTTCTTGGATGAGATTGCTTATGAAGCTCTACGGCAGGAGTTGGAAGCTGAAGCTCAAACCTTCATTAAACCACTTGAAATAATGGGGTTGAGAGAgatagaagaaaaatcaagaggcCTCCAGGAGAGTCTAGATTACTTAGTAAAACAAAAGGATGCCCTTGGTTTGATCAACCGCACTGGAAAAGAACCATCATCGCCTAAAAGACGAACAACTTCTCTGGTGGATGAACGTGGTGTTTATGGTAGAGATGATGACAGGGAAGCAATACTGAAGTTGCTTCTATCAGATGATGCAAATGGACAAAACCTAGGTGTCGTTCCCATAGTGGGAATGGGCGGGGCTGGTAAAACCACGCTCGCTCAGCTTGTATACAATCACAGCAGAGTACAAGAGCGGTTCGGTCTCAAAGCTTGGGTTTGTGTTTCAGAAGATTTCAGTGTTTCGAAGTTAACCAAGGTTATCCTTGAGGGGTTCGGTTCAAAGCCTGATTTTGATAATCTGGATCCCCTCCAGCTTCAGTTGAAGGAGAGATTGCGGGGAAAGAAATTCTTGCTTGTTTTAGATGACGTTTGGGAGGAAGATTATGCTGAGTGGGACAATTTGCTTACCCCCCTGAAGTGCGGAGCACAAGGGAGTAAGATTCTTGTCACAACACGGAATGAAAGTGTAGCAACAGTCATGAGAACTGTTCCAACTCATTATCTAAAAGAATTAACGGAAGACAGCTGCTGGGCCGTGTTTGCGACTCATGCATTTCGAGGTGAAAATCCCAATGCTTATGAAGAGTTACAAGAAATTGGTAGAGCAATAGCGAGAAAGTGTGAAGGCCTTCCTCTAGCTGCAATAACACTCGGAGGTCTGCTACGCACCAAAAGAGATGTCGAGGAGTGGGAGAAGATATTGAAAAGCAATCTATGGGATTTACCCAATGACGATATCCTCCCAGCTTTGAGATTAAGTTATCTTTATCTCCTGCCACATATGAAGCAATGTTTTGCTTATTGTGCCATATTTCCGAAAGACTATTCATTTCAAAAGGATGAGTTAGTGCTCCTGTGGATGGCAGAGGGCTTCTTAGTCCACTCTGTAGATGATGAGATGGAAAAGGCAGGTGCTGAGTGCTTTGATGATCTCTTGTCAAGGTCGTTTTTCCAGCAATCAAGTGCCTCTCCCTCATCATTTGTGATGCACGATATCATGCATGACTTGGCTACACATGTGTCCGGTCAATTTTGCTTCGGCCCGAATAATTCTTCCAAGGCGACTAGAAGGACCCGACATTTATCACTCGTAGCAGGTACGCCACATACTGAAGATTGTTCTTTCAGcaagaaattagaaaacatcCGTGAAGCTCAGCTTCTACGCACATTCCAAACTTATCCACACAATTGGATCTGTCCTCCCGAATTTTATAATGAGATCTTTCAGTCAACACATTGTCGCCTACGAGTGCTATTCATGACTAATTGTAGAGATGCATCTGTGTTGTCATGTTCAATTAGCAAGTTGAAGCATTTGCGGTATTTGGATCTTTCCTGGTCAGATTTAGTAACGTTGCCTGAAGAAGCGAGTACTCTTCTCAATTTGCAAACGTTGATCTTGGAATATTGCAAACAACTTGCTAGTCTACCTGATCTTGGAAATTTGAAGTATTTACGACATCTGAATCTTCAAAGAACAGGAATCGAAAGGTTGCCTGCATCTCTGGAAAGGTTAATCAACTTGCGGTATCTTAACATCAAATACACGCCTTTGAAAGAGATGCCACCACATATAGGTCAACTGGCAAAGCTCCAAAAGTTGACTGACTTTCTCGTGGGAAGACAGAGTGAGACTAGCATTAAAGAATTGGGAAAGCTACGACATCTACGGGGAGAACTTCATATTGGGAACCTTCAAAATGTGGTGGATGCTCGGGATGCTGTTGAGGCAAATTTGAAAGGTAGAGAGCACCTTGATGAGCTGAGGTTTACATGGGATGGTGACACTCATGACCCGCAACACATAACAAGCACACTTGAGAAATTAGAGCCAAATAGAAATGTGAAGGATCTTCAGATTGATGGTTATGGAGGTTTAAGGTTTCCGGAGTGGGTAGGAGAGTCCTCTTTCTCAAATATAGTGTCCTTGAAGCTCAGTAGATGTACAAACTGCACCTCCTTACCACCGCTCGGGCAATTAGCTTCTTTAGAGTATCTCTCAATTCAAGCATTCGATAAAGTTGTGACTGTGGGCTCTGAGTTCTATGGGAATTGTACTGCTATGAAGAAGCCATTTGAATCcctcaaaacattattttttgaaaggatGCCAGAGTGGCGGGAGTGGATTTCAGACGAAGGCAGCCGGGAAGCCTACCCTCTTCTTCGGGATCTTTTCATCAGTAATTGCCCCAACCTTACAAAGGCGCTACCTGGTCACCACCTTCCAAGTTTAACAACACTTTCAATTGGAGGATGTGAGCAGCTCGCGACTCCACTTCCTAGGTGTCCAATCATCAATTCAATTTACTTGCGCGATGCTTCTCGTACTCTGGGCTGGAGGGAATTAGATTTACTTTCAGGGTTGCACTCTCTCTATGTTTCTCGATTCAACTTCCAAGACTCCCTACTCAAGGAAATCGAGCAAATGGTATTTTCACCCACTGATATAGGAGATATTGCAATCGACGGCGTTGCTTCTCTCAAATGCATCCCACTGGACTTTTTCCCCAAGCTAAATTCTCTTTCTATCTTTAACTGTCCAGATCTCGGATCACTCTGTGCACATGAAAGACCTCTCAATGAGCTCAAATCTCTTCATTCTTTGGAAATCGAGCAGTGCCCTAAATTAGTTTCATTTCCCAAAGGAGGATTACCTGCTCCAGTCTTAACACAACTTACGTTACGACATTGCAGAAACTTGAAGCGGTTGCCTGAGAGCATGCATTCCCTCCTCCCATCCCTTAACCATTTGCTAATAAGTGATTGTTTAGAACTTGAGTTGTGTCCAGAAGGGGGTTTTCCCTCCAAATTACAATCACTTGAGATTTGGAAATGCAACAAACTCATTGCAGGCCGCATGCAATGGGGCTTGCAAACGCTCCCTTCGCTTTCACACTTTACAATTGGTGGCCACGAAAATATTGAATCCTTCCCTGAAGAGATGCTTCTGCCCTCAAGTCTTACATCTCTTACAATCCATTCCCTAGAACACCTGAAATATCTTGACTACAAGGGACTTCAACACCTCACCTCTCTTACAGAATTAGTGATATTTCGCTGCCCTATGCTTGAGTCCATGCCAGAAGAAGGGTTGCCCTCCTCCCTTTCTTCTCTTGTAATTAACAATTGTCCTATGCTGGGTGAAAGTTGTGAAAGGGAGAAAGGTAAAGATTGGCCCAAGATTTCTCACATTCCTCGCATAGTTATTTTCCCAACATCAGCGGAGCAAAAGAGTAGCAGTTAA
- the LOC18110162 gene encoding protein LNK2 isoform X1: MFDWNDEELTNIIWGEADDSDDHIVPYPEASEDYCKKKESNEEASTIKSSEQKAPGAKVDTDGRKLESISNVDTSEGTSSLGLDMDRWPNLSSSNAAKTEQDSLETSISNNLTDITKLDSSADHLDKDTEIFQNSHEGKEQGDFVDYGWASIGSFDDLDRIFSNDDPIFGNVNLGNADELWSSSKDITNSPVKPFPISVASREEYAQEEDRLFTLGYGKMNDPASHGLQNTQASLDHVEYDEAENKPILKEQTDLAVVGKNTAANSQLTEENGALPNELANKTYRQKKILKGREKLEEKGELKSSQDFYGNWTSSGIPACQLKNHFAPQIMQSSPPSILSQQKQLQGSEQLQYQQISNPFVAPSAYGSITIPYSMPVLSHIQSGDFKHQPLASGYEVSSVSSGNANPINKLADCPVKPQRMTPQEKIEKLRRRQQIQAMLAIQKQQQQLVHQKCSQENQIQHVEGADLEVEDLSTLASFDPNSPIEQDDSNTISLAVNDYSMEDTVLYRLQDIISKLDVRIRLCIRDSLFRLAQSAMQRHYASDTGSTNNSSRDEQVAAKEETSSQRRVVKMPEVETETNPVDRTVAHLLFHRPMDIPGKHPDTPESPFSTKLPCEHKTMGLAKLSTASLPETPKSKPNFSQKGSQLSSLLTNAQAVSQCKSNPCLNASEDASNNGPADEGAREVKASQ, from the exons ATGTTTGATTGGAACGACGAAGAG CTTACGAACATAATATGGGGTGAGGCTGATGATAGTGATGACCATATCGTGCCATATCCAGAGGCAAGTGAAGATTATTGCAAGAAAAAGGAATCGAATGAAGAAGCTAGCACCATTAAATCTAGTGAGCAGAAGGCACCTGGGGCTAAAGTTGATACTGATGGCAGAAAGCTGGAGAGCATTTCGAATGTTGACACAAGTGAAGGAACTTCTTCCTTAGGACTTGACATGGACCGATGGCCTAACTTGTCCTCATCTAATGCTGCCAAAACTGAGCAGGATTCCTTGGAAACTTCAATCTCTAACAATTTAACTGACATTACCAAACTTGATTCATCAGCAG ATCATCTTGATAAGGACACtgagatttttcaaaattcccATGAAGGTAAAGAGCAAGGTGattttgttgattatggctGGGCTAGCATTGGAAGCTTTGATGATCTTGATCGAATTTTTAG CAATGATGACCCAATATTTGGCAATGTAAATCTTGGTAATGCGGATGAGCTATGGTCTTCTTCTAAAGATATAACTAACAGCCCGGTAAAGCCCTTTCCAATATCTGTGGCTTCGAGAGAAGAGTATGCACAAGAAGAGGACCGGCTGTTTACCCTTGGGTATGGAAAAATGAACGATCCTGCATCTCATGGTCTGCAGAATACTCAGGCAAGCCTTGATCATGTAGAATATGATGAAGCTGAAAACAAGCCTATACTGAAGGAGCAG ACAGATTTGGCTGTTGTGGGAAAGAACACGGCGGCTAACTCTCAACTGACGGAAGAAAATGGTGCTTTGCCAAATGAATTGGCAAACAag ACTTACAGGCAAAAGAAGATCTTGAAAGGTCGGGAAAAACTGGAAGAAAAAGGTGAACTGAAATCATCCCAAGATTTTTATGGAAACTGGACTTCATCTGGAATCCCAGCCTGTCAGCTTAAGAATCATTTTGCACCCCAAATTATGCAATCTTCTCCCCCTTCAATTCTCAGCCAACAGAAGCAGCTACAGGGTTCCGAGCAGTTGCAGTACCAGCAGATATCCAATCCATTTGTGGCCCCTTCTGCATACGGAAGTATTACAATTCCATATTCTATGCCTGTGTTGTCCCACATTCAGTCTGGGGATTTTAAGCATCAACCTTTAGCTTCTGGTTATGAAGTTTCTTCAG TTTCTTCAGGCAATGCAAATCCTATAAACAAGTTAGCTGACTGTCCAGTGAAACCCCAGAGAATGACACCTCaggaaaagattgaaaaattaaggAGGCGGCAACAAATTCAGGCAATGCTTGCCATTCagaaacagcagcagcagcttgtTCATCAAAAGTGTtcccaagaaaatcaaattcagCATGTTGAAGGAGCTGACCTTGAAGTAGAGGATCTAAGTACACTTGCTTCATTTGACCCAAACTCACCTATTGAGCAAGATGATTCCAATACAATCTCTCTGGCGGTTAATGATTATTCAATGGAGGACACGGTACTCTACAGGcttcaagatattatttcaaAG TTGGATGTCAGAATTAGACTTTGTATTCGGGATAGCTTGTTCCGGCTGGCTCAAAGTGCAATGCAAAGGCATTATGCTAGTGATACTGGCAGCACAAACAATAGTAGCAGGGACGAACAAGTTGCTGCAAAAGAGGAAACCAGCAGTCAAAGAAG GGTGGTTAAGATGCCTGAGGTGGAAACAGAGACCAATCCCGTAGACCGGACTGTGGCTCATTTACTGTTTCATAGACCGATGGATATTCCTGGGAAGCATCCTGATACACCTGAATCACCTTTTTCAACTAAGCTCCCGTGTGAGCACAAGACAATGGGCCTAGCAAAGCTGTCAACGGCAAGCCTGCCTGAGACTCCAAAAAGTAAACCAAACTTTTCGCAAAAGGGGTCTCAACTTTCTAGTCTCTTGACCAATGCTCAGGCTGTCAGTCAGTGTAAAAGCAATCCTTGCTTAAACGCTTCAGAGGATGCATCAAACAATGGGCCTGCAGATGAAGGAGCTAGGGAGGTTAAAGCCTCTCAATGA
- the LOC18110162 gene encoding protein LNK2 isoform X4 — translation MDRWPNLSSSNAAKTEQDSLETSISNNLTDITKLDSSADHLDKDTEIFQNSHEGKEQGDFVDYGWASIGSFDDLDRIFSNDDPIFGNVNLGNADELWSSSKDITNSPVKPFPISVASREEYAQEEDRLFTLGYGKMNDPASHGLQNTQASLDHVEYDEAENKPILKEQTDLAVVGKNTAANSQLTEENGALPNELANKTYRQKKILKGREKLEEKGELKSSQDFYGNWTSSGIPACQLKNHFAPQIMQSSPPSILSQQKQLQGSEQLQYQQISNPFVAPSAYGSITIPYSMPVLSHIQSGDFKHQPLASGYEVSSVSSGNANPINKLADCPVKPQRMTPQEKIEKLRRRQQIQAMLAIQKQQQQLVHQKCSQENQIQHVEGADLEVEDLSTLASFDPNSPIEQDDSNTISLAVNDYSMEDTVLYRLQDIISKLDVRIRLCIRDSLFRLAQSAMQRHYASDTGSTNNSSRDEQVAAKEETSSQRRVVKMPEVETETNPVDRTVAHLLFHRPMDIPGKHPDTPESPFSTKLPCEHKTMGLAKLSTASLPETPKSKPNFSQKGSQLSSLLTNAQAVSQCKSNPCLNASEDASNNGPADEGAREVKASQ, via the exons ATGGACCGATGGCCTAACTTGTCCTCATCTAATGCTGCCAAAACTGAGCAGGATTCCTTGGAAACTTCAATCTCTAACAATTTAACTGACATTACCAAACTTGATTCATCAGCAG ATCATCTTGATAAGGACACtgagatttttcaaaattcccATGAAGGTAAAGAGCAAGGTGattttgttgattatggctGGGCTAGCATTGGAAGCTTTGATGATCTTGATCGAATTTTTAG CAATGATGACCCAATATTTGGCAATGTAAATCTTGGTAATGCGGATGAGCTATGGTCTTCTTCTAAAGATATAACTAACAGCCCGGTAAAGCCCTTTCCAATATCTGTGGCTTCGAGAGAAGAGTATGCACAAGAAGAGGACCGGCTGTTTACCCTTGGGTATGGAAAAATGAACGATCCTGCATCTCATGGTCTGCAGAATACTCAGGCAAGCCTTGATCATGTAGAATATGATGAAGCTGAAAACAAGCCTATACTGAAGGAGCAG ACAGATTTGGCTGTTGTGGGAAAGAACACGGCGGCTAACTCTCAACTGACGGAAGAAAATGGTGCTTTGCCAAATGAATTGGCAAACAag ACTTACAGGCAAAAGAAGATCTTGAAAGGTCGGGAAAAACTGGAAGAAAAAGGTGAACTGAAATCATCCCAAGATTTTTATGGAAACTGGACTTCATCTGGAATCCCAGCCTGTCAGCTTAAGAATCATTTTGCACCCCAAATTATGCAATCTTCTCCCCCTTCAATTCTCAGCCAACAGAAGCAGCTACAGGGTTCCGAGCAGTTGCAGTACCAGCAGATATCCAATCCATTTGTGGCCCCTTCTGCATACGGAAGTATTACAATTCCATATTCTATGCCTGTGTTGTCCCACATTCAGTCTGGGGATTTTAAGCATCAACCTTTAGCTTCTGGTTATGAAGTTTCTTCAG TTTCTTCAGGCAATGCAAATCCTATAAACAAGTTAGCTGACTGTCCAGTGAAACCCCAGAGAATGACACCTCaggaaaagattgaaaaattaaggAGGCGGCAACAAATTCAGGCAATGCTTGCCATTCagaaacagcagcagcagcttgtTCATCAAAAGTGTtcccaagaaaatcaaattcagCATGTTGAAGGAGCTGACCTTGAAGTAGAGGATCTAAGTACACTTGCTTCATTTGACCCAAACTCACCTATTGAGCAAGATGATTCCAATACAATCTCTCTGGCGGTTAATGATTATTCAATGGAGGACACGGTACTCTACAGGcttcaagatattatttcaaAG TTGGATGTCAGAATTAGACTTTGTATTCGGGATAGCTTGTTCCGGCTGGCTCAAAGTGCAATGCAAAGGCATTATGCTAGTGATACTGGCAGCACAAACAATAGTAGCAGGGACGAACAAGTTGCTGCAAAAGAGGAAACCAGCAGTCAAAGAAG GGTGGTTAAGATGCCTGAGGTGGAAACAGAGACCAATCCCGTAGACCGGACTGTGGCTCATTTACTGTTTCATAGACCGATGGATATTCCTGGGAAGCATCCTGATACACCTGAATCACCTTTTTCAACTAAGCTCCCGTGTGAGCACAAGACAATGGGCCTAGCAAAGCTGTCAACGGCAAGCCTGCCTGAGACTCCAAAAAGTAAACCAAACTTTTCGCAAAAGGGGTCTCAACTTTCTAGTCTCTTGACCAATGCTCAGGCTGTCAGTCAGTGTAAAAGCAATCCTTGCTTAAACGCTTCAGAGGATGCATCAAACAATGGGCCTGCAGATGAAGGAGCTAGGGAGGTTAAAGCCTCTCAATGA
- the LOC18110162 gene encoding protein LNK2 isoform X3: MFDWNDEELTNIIWGEADDSDDHIVPYPEASEDYCKKKESNEEASTIKSSEQKAPGAKVDTDGRKLESISNVDTSEGTSSLGLDMDRWPNLSSSNAAKTEQDSLETSISNNLTDITKLDSSADHLDKDTEIFQNSHEGKEQGDFVDYGWASIGSFDDLDRIFSNDDPIFGNVNLGNADELWSSSKDITNSPVKPFPISVASREEYAQEEDRLFTLGYGKMNDPASHGLQNTQASLDHVEYDEAENKPILKEQTDLAVVGKNTAANSQLTEENGALPNELANKTYRQKKILKGREKLEEKGELKSSQDFYGNWTSSGIPACQLKNHFAPQIMQSSPPSILSQQKQLQGSEQLQYQQISNPFVAPSAYGSITIPYSMPVLSHIQSGDFKHQPLASGYEVSSGNANPINKLADCPVKPQRMTPQEKIEKLRRRQQIQAMLAIQKQQQQLVHQKCSQENQIQHVEGADLEVEDLSTLASFDPNSPIEQDDSNTISLAVNDYSMEDTVLYRLQDIISKLDVRIRLCIRDSLFRLAQSAMQRHYASDTGSTNNSSRDEQVAAKEETSSQRRVVKMPEVETETNPVDRTVAHLLFHRPMDIPGKHPDTPESPFSTKLPCEHKTMGLAKLSTASLPETPKSKPNFSQKGSQLSSLLTNAQAVSQCKSNPCLNASEDASNNGPADEGAREVKASQ, encoded by the exons ATGTTTGATTGGAACGACGAAGAG CTTACGAACATAATATGGGGTGAGGCTGATGATAGTGATGACCATATCGTGCCATATCCAGAGGCAAGTGAAGATTATTGCAAGAAAAAGGAATCGAATGAAGAAGCTAGCACCATTAAATCTAGTGAGCAGAAGGCACCTGGGGCTAAAGTTGATACTGATGGCAGAAAGCTGGAGAGCATTTCGAATGTTGACACAAGTGAAGGAACTTCTTCCTTAGGACTTGACATGGACCGATGGCCTAACTTGTCCTCATCTAATGCTGCCAAAACTGAGCAGGATTCCTTGGAAACTTCAATCTCTAACAATTTAACTGACATTACCAAACTTGATTCATCAGCAG ATCATCTTGATAAGGACACtgagatttttcaaaattcccATGAAGGTAAAGAGCAAGGTGattttgttgattatggctGGGCTAGCATTGGAAGCTTTGATGATCTTGATCGAATTTTTAG CAATGATGACCCAATATTTGGCAATGTAAATCTTGGTAATGCGGATGAGCTATGGTCTTCTTCTAAAGATATAACTAACAGCCCGGTAAAGCCCTTTCCAATATCTGTGGCTTCGAGAGAAGAGTATGCACAAGAAGAGGACCGGCTGTTTACCCTTGGGTATGGAAAAATGAACGATCCTGCATCTCATGGTCTGCAGAATACTCAGGCAAGCCTTGATCATGTAGAATATGATGAAGCTGAAAACAAGCCTATACTGAAGGAGCAG ACAGATTTGGCTGTTGTGGGAAAGAACACGGCGGCTAACTCTCAACTGACGGAAGAAAATGGTGCTTTGCCAAATGAATTGGCAAACAag ACTTACAGGCAAAAGAAGATCTTGAAAGGTCGGGAAAAACTGGAAGAAAAAGGTGAACTGAAATCATCCCAAGATTTTTATGGAAACTGGACTTCATCTGGAATCCCAGCCTGTCAGCTTAAGAATCATTTTGCACCCCAAATTATGCAATCTTCTCCCCCTTCAATTCTCAGCCAACAGAAGCAGCTACAGGGTTCCGAGCAGTTGCAGTACCAGCAGATATCCAATCCATTTGTGGCCCCTTCTGCATACGGAAGTATTACAATTCCATATTCTATGCCTGTGTTGTCCCACATTCAGTCTGGGGATTTTAAGCATCAACCTTTAGCTTCTGGTTATGAAGTTTCTTCAG GCAATGCAAATCCTATAAACAAGTTAGCTGACTGTCCAGTGAAACCCCAGAGAATGACACCTCaggaaaagattgaaaaattaaggAGGCGGCAACAAATTCAGGCAATGCTTGCCATTCagaaacagcagcagcagcttgtTCATCAAAAGTGTtcccaagaaaatcaaattcagCATGTTGAAGGAGCTGACCTTGAAGTAGAGGATCTAAGTACACTTGCTTCATTTGACCCAAACTCACCTATTGAGCAAGATGATTCCAATACAATCTCTCTGGCGGTTAATGATTATTCAATGGAGGACACGGTACTCTACAGGcttcaagatattatttcaaAG TTGGATGTCAGAATTAGACTTTGTATTCGGGATAGCTTGTTCCGGCTGGCTCAAAGTGCAATGCAAAGGCATTATGCTAGTGATACTGGCAGCACAAACAATAGTAGCAGGGACGAACAAGTTGCTGCAAAAGAGGAAACCAGCAGTCAAAGAAG GGTGGTTAAGATGCCTGAGGTGGAAACAGAGACCAATCCCGTAGACCGGACTGTGGCTCATTTACTGTTTCATAGACCGATGGATATTCCTGGGAAGCATCCTGATACACCTGAATCACCTTTTTCAACTAAGCTCCCGTGTGAGCACAAGACAATGGGCCTAGCAAAGCTGTCAACGGCAAGCCTGCCTGAGACTCCAAAAAGTAAACCAAACTTTTCGCAAAAGGGGTCTCAACTTTCTAGTCTCTTGACCAATGCTCAGGCTGTCAGTCAGTGTAAAAGCAATCCTTGCTTAAACGCTTCAGAGGATGCATCAAACAATGGGCCTGCAGATGAAGGAGCTAGGGAGGTTAAAGCCTCTCAATGA